One window from the genome of Salvia splendens isolate huo1 unplaced genomic scaffold, SspV2 ctg567, whole genome shotgun sequence encodes:
- the LOC121790615 gene encoding auxin response factor 3-like isoform X2 translates to MVCGMIDLNTVNNDDETASPCGSPSSSAASGSLELAAPSVSMELWHACAGPLISLPRKGSAVVYFPQGHVEHLPEHPAVTYDLSPHVFCRVVDVKLHADAASDEVYAQVSLISDQQIEQKWREGIMESEAEDEDLESVGKTMTPHMFCKTLTASDTSTHGGFSVPRRAAEDCFPALDYKQQRPSQELVAKDLHGIEWKFRHIYRGQPRRHLLTTGWSAFVNKKKLVSGDAVLFLRGGDGELRLGIRRATQIKSGATTLPPTSNASSIAAVVNAITTQSTFDICYNPRVRSSDIIVPHHKFCKSLTQSFSCGMRFKIRFEAEDSSERSGLIVGVSDVDPASWPCSKWKCLLVRWDDMEVNRLNRVSPWEIELAGPMSGPNGLALLGTKRNRTGFPAAKPDAPIHRDGNDVSDFGEPLRFQKVLQGQEVFPFGSPYGGGEGSRNHLSDIRGYTSLSGFHAGGNSIRQHHADTRNSLERTVAGESFQFRKVLQGQETTPILSYGRGPLEKNASNVFNGIQLPRNGSCWSTAPQYNVSPHLSPSMIRGLSPSSIPLLQQPNPQSSQITSLLYGHQNKHDTSNPDSFRVSPRIPKKFAPYEISPKDNLQHGYRSPEAPSPTVSTHRPLLTQPLFRDSNNFVSMCKDSCRLFGFSLTEGINAIGKADNQVAPPASAYGHGSNEELYQPPLVTKVMASSCTKPSDMHAVRDRLLDIAL, encoded by the exons ATGGTTTGTGGTATGATCGATTTGAACACTGTCAACAATGATGATGAAACGGCGTCGCCCTGTGgctcgccgtcgtcgtcggCGGCCTCCGGGAGCTTGGAATTGGCTGCGCCGTCGGTGTCTATGGAGCTGTGGCACGCATGTGCGGGGCCGTTGATTTCGCTGCCGAGGAAAGGGAGCGCCGTCGTCTATTTCCCCCAGGGACATGTGGAGCACCTCCCTGAGCATCCTGCTGTAACTTATGATCTCTCCCCCCACGTATTTTGCCGCGTTGTTGATGTTAAACTCCAT GCGGATGCGGCAAGTGATGAGGTGTATGCACAAGTTTCACTCATTTCGGATCAACAG ATAGAGCAAAAATGGAGGGAAGGCATAATGGAATCTGAGGCAGAAGACGAAGATCTTGAAAGTGTGGGGAAGACTATGACACCCCACATGTTCTGTAAAACTCTTACCGCATCAGATACCAGCACACATGGTGGATTTTCTGTTCCTCGTCGCGCTGCTGAGGACTGCTTTCCTGCACTG GATTATAAACAACAGAGACCTTCACAAGAGCTTGTCGCTAAGGATTTACATGGAATTGAGTGGAAGTTTCGGCATATCTACAGAG GTCAGCCTCGAAGGCATTTACTGACTACTGGTTGGAGTGCATTTGTCAATAAGAAGAAGCTGGTGTCTGGAGATGCTGTCCTATTTCTAAG AGGTGGTGATGGGGAACTGAGGCTTGGAATTCGTAGAGCTACGCAAATCAAAAGTGGTGCTACTACCCTCCCCCCAACTAGCAATGCTAGTAGCATTGCTGCAGTAGTGAATGCGATAACCACTCAGAGCACATTTGATATTTGTTATAATCCAAG AGTGCGGTCTTCAGATATTATTGTGCCTCATCACAAGTTCTGCAAGAGCCTTACACAAAGTTTTTCGTGTGGAATGAGGTTCAAAATTCGCTTTGAAGCAGAAGATTCTTCTGAGAGAAG TGGCCTCATTGTTGGTGTCAGTGATGTGGATCCTGCAAGTTGGCCTTGTTCAAAGTGGAAATGCTTACTG GTTAGATGGGATGATATGGAGGTCAATCGTCTTAATAGGGTATCTCCTTGGGAGATTGAGCTGGCTGGTCCTATGTCTGGACCCAACGGCCTTGCGTTGCTTGGAACCAAAAGAAATAGGACAGGCTTCCCAGCAGCGAAGCCCGATGCTCCCATTCACAGAG ATGGGAACGATGTTTCAGACTTTGGAGAGCCTCTAAGGTTCCAAAAGGTCTTGCAAGGTCAAGAAGTATTTCCTTTCGGTTCTCCATATGGCGGAGGTGAGGGTTCCCGGAATCACCTATCAGACATTAGGGGATATACGAGCCTCAGCGGCTTTCATGCTGGCGGAAACAGCATCAGGCAACATCATGCAGATACTCGGAATTCATTGGAGAGAACTGTTGCAGGTGAATCCTTTCAATTCCGTAAGGTCTTGCAAGGTCAAGAAACAACACCAATCCTGTCTTATGGAAGAGGCCCACTGGAAAAGAATGCTAGTAATGTGTTTAATGGGATTCAGTTGCCCAGGAATGGGAGTTGCTGGTCCACCGCACCCCAGTACAATGTTAGTCCCCACCTTTCACCATCAATGATTCGAGGGTTATCACCTTCTTCAATACCGTTGTTGCAGCAGCCAAATCCTCAAAGCTCTCAAATTACGTCCCTGCTTTACGGCCATCAGAATAAACATGATACTAGCAATCCGGATTCATTCCGTGTTTCTCCAAGAATTCCAAAGAAGTTTGCACCATATGAAATCAGCCCAAAGGACAATCTGCAGCATGGATACAGATCCCCCGAAGCCCCTAGCCCAACAGTGTCAACTCATCGTCCTCTCCTTACTCAACCGCTATTCAGGGACAGCAATAATTTTGTGTCCATGTGTAAAGACAGTTGTAGGCTCTTCGGATTCTCTCTGACTGAGGGGATAAATGCAATCGGAAAGGCAGATAATCAGGTTGCTCCGCCTGCTTCTGCTTATGGTCATGGGAGCAATGAAGAACTGTATCAGCCCCCATTAGTGACAAAGGTTATGGCTAGCAGTTGTACTAAGCCTAGCGACATGCACGCTGTGAGAGACAGGCTTCTCGATATCGCTCTCTAA
- the LOC121790615 gene encoding auxin response factor 3-like isoform X1, with product MVCGMIDLNTVNNDDETASPCGSPSSSAASGSLELAAPSVSMELWHACAGPLISLPRKGSAVVYFPQGHVEHLPEHPAVTYDLSPHVFCRVVDVKLHADAASDEVYAQVSLISDQQIEQKWREGIMESEAEDEDLESVGKTMTPHMFCKTLTASDTSTHGGFSVPRRAAEDCFPALDYKQQRPSQELVAKDLHGIEWKFRHIYRGQPRRHLLTTGWSAFVNKKKLVSGDAVLFLRGGDGELRLGIRRATQIKSGATTLPPTSNASSIAAVVNAITTQSTFDICYNPRVRSSDIIVPHHKFCKSLTQSFSCGMRFKIRFEAEDSSERRCSGLIVGVSDVDPASWPCSKWKCLLVRWDDMEVNRLNRVSPWEIELAGPMSGPNGLALLGTKRNRTGFPAAKPDAPIHRDGNDVSDFGEPLRFQKVLQGQEVFPFGSPYGGGEGSRNHLSDIRGYTSLSGFHAGGNSIRQHHADTRNSLERTVAGESFQFRKVLQGQETTPILSYGRGPLEKNASNVFNGIQLPRNGSCWSTAPQYNVSPHLSPSMIRGLSPSSIPLLQQPNPQSSQITSLLYGHQNKHDTSNPDSFRVSPRIPKKFAPYEISPKDNLQHGYRSPEAPSPTVSTHRPLLTQPLFRDSNNFVSMCKDSCRLFGFSLTEGINAIGKADNQVAPPASAYGHGSNEELYQPPLVTKVMASSCTKPSDMHAVRDRLLDIAL from the exons ATGGTTTGTGGTATGATCGATTTGAACACTGTCAACAATGATGATGAAACGGCGTCGCCCTGTGgctcgccgtcgtcgtcggCGGCCTCCGGGAGCTTGGAATTGGCTGCGCCGTCGGTGTCTATGGAGCTGTGGCACGCATGTGCGGGGCCGTTGATTTCGCTGCCGAGGAAAGGGAGCGCCGTCGTCTATTTCCCCCAGGGACATGTGGAGCACCTCCCTGAGCATCCTGCTGTAACTTATGATCTCTCCCCCCACGTATTTTGCCGCGTTGTTGATGTTAAACTCCAT GCGGATGCGGCAAGTGATGAGGTGTATGCACAAGTTTCACTCATTTCGGATCAACAG ATAGAGCAAAAATGGAGGGAAGGCATAATGGAATCTGAGGCAGAAGACGAAGATCTTGAAAGTGTGGGGAAGACTATGACACCCCACATGTTCTGTAAAACTCTTACCGCATCAGATACCAGCACACATGGTGGATTTTCTGTTCCTCGTCGCGCTGCTGAGGACTGCTTTCCTGCACTG GATTATAAACAACAGAGACCTTCACAAGAGCTTGTCGCTAAGGATTTACATGGAATTGAGTGGAAGTTTCGGCATATCTACAGAG GTCAGCCTCGAAGGCATTTACTGACTACTGGTTGGAGTGCATTTGTCAATAAGAAGAAGCTGGTGTCTGGAGATGCTGTCCTATTTCTAAG AGGTGGTGATGGGGAACTGAGGCTTGGAATTCGTAGAGCTACGCAAATCAAAAGTGGTGCTACTACCCTCCCCCCAACTAGCAATGCTAGTAGCATTGCTGCAGTAGTGAATGCGATAACCACTCAGAGCACATTTGATATTTGTTATAATCCAAG AGTGCGGTCTTCAGATATTATTGTGCCTCATCACAAGTTCTGCAAGAGCCTTACACAAAGTTTTTCGTGTGGAATGAGGTTCAAAATTCGCTTTGAAGCAGAAGATTCTTCTGAGAGAAG GTGCAGTGGCCTCATTGTTGGTGTCAGTGATGTGGATCCTGCAAGTTGGCCTTGTTCAAAGTGGAAATGCTTACTG GTTAGATGGGATGATATGGAGGTCAATCGTCTTAATAGGGTATCTCCTTGGGAGATTGAGCTGGCTGGTCCTATGTCTGGACCCAACGGCCTTGCGTTGCTTGGAACCAAAAGAAATAGGACAGGCTTCCCAGCAGCGAAGCCCGATGCTCCCATTCACAGAG ATGGGAACGATGTTTCAGACTTTGGAGAGCCTCTAAGGTTCCAAAAGGTCTTGCAAGGTCAAGAAGTATTTCCTTTCGGTTCTCCATATGGCGGAGGTGAGGGTTCCCGGAATCACCTATCAGACATTAGGGGATATACGAGCCTCAGCGGCTTTCATGCTGGCGGAAACAGCATCAGGCAACATCATGCAGATACTCGGAATTCATTGGAGAGAACTGTTGCAGGTGAATCCTTTCAATTCCGTAAGGTCTTGCAAGGTCAAGAAACAACACCAATCCTGTCTTATGGAAGAGGCCCACTGGAAAAGAATGCTAGTAATGTGTTTAATGGGATTCAGTTGCCCAGGAATGGGAGTTGCTGGTCCACCGCACCCCAGTACAATGTTAGTCCCCACCTTTCACCATCAATGATTCGAGGGTTATCACCTTCTTCAATACCGTTGTTGCAGCAGCCAAATCCTCAAAGCTCTCAAATTACGTCCCTGCTTTACGGCCATCAGAATAAACATGATACTAGCAATCCGGATTCATTCCGTGTTTCTCCAAGAATTCCAAAGAAGTTTGCACCATATGAAATCAGCCCAAAGGACAATCTGCAGCATGGATACAGATCCCCCGAAGCCCCTAGCCCAACAGTGTCAACTCATCGTCCTCTCCTTACTCAACCGCTATTCAGGGACAGCAATAATTTTGTGTCCATGTGTAAAGACAGTTGTAGGCTCTTCGGATTCTCTCTGACTGAGGGGATAAATGCAATCGGAAAGGCAGATAATCAGGTTGCTCCGCCTGCTTCTGCTTATGGTCATGGGAGCAATGAAGAACTGTATCAGCCCCCATTAGTGACAAAGGTTATGGCTAGCAGTTGTACTAAGCCTAGCGACATGCACGCTGTGAGAGACAGGCTTCTCGATATCGCTCTCTAA